Proteins encoded in a region of the Coleofasciculus sp. FACHB-T130 genome:
- a CDS encoding SIMPL domain-containing protein (The SIMPL domain is named for its presence in mouse protein SIMPL (signalling molecule that associates with mouse pelle-like kinase). Bacterial member BP26, from Brucella, was shown to assemble into a channel-like structure, while YggE from E. coli has been associated with resistance to oxidative stress.) — translation MNRTPSFASSWYQRQAISFAVGLLSVIMTNPAIAQEKMLRTITVTGRGEESIATTLTLVRLGVEVQGKVAADVQQEAARRSSAVVDLLKSRNVEKLQTTGISLNPTYSYENNVQRLTGYTATNIVSFRVNNQTAGTLLDEAVKAGATRIDGISFIAADSAIATAQKQALREATQDAQEQADAVLSALNLTRREVVNIQVNGASTTPPPPMPLADGALRSGKVEASTPVIGGEQQVEASVTLQITY, via the coding sequence ATGAATCGAACTCCATCTTTCGCAAGTTCCTGGTATCAGCGTCAGGCAATATCTTTCGCCGTGGGTCTTTTAAGTGTAATCATGACGAATCCAGCGATCGCCCAAGAGAAAATGTTGCGAACCATCACTGTCACTGGCAGGGGAGAAGAATCGATTGCAACAACGTTAACGCTGGTGCGGCTGGGGGTTGAGGTTCAGGGTAAAGTAGCTGCGGATGTGCAGCAGGAAGCAGCACGACGCTCTAGCGCAGTGGTGGATTTGCTAAAATCTCGCAATGTCGAAAAATTACAAACCACTGGCATTAGCCTCAACCCGACTTACAGCTATGAAAATAACGTCCAGCGTCTGACTGGGTATACGGCCACCAACATCGTTAGCTTTCGAGTTAATAATCAAACAGCCGGAACGCTTCTGGATGAAGCGGTGAAAGCTGGGGCGACGCGGATTGACGGCATTAGTTTTATTGCTGCTGATAGTGCGATCGCGACCGCTCAAAAGCAAGCTTTGCGCGAAGCGACTCAAGATGCCCAAGAGCAAGCGGATGCTGTTTTGAGTGCCCTAAATCTTACTCGCCGGGAAGTGGTAAACATTCAAGTTAATGGTGCTTCTACGACGCCGCCGCCCCCAATGCCCCTAGCTGACGGGGCTTTGCGATCTGGGAAGGTAGAGGCGTCTACACCCGTGATTGGTGGCGAACAACAGGTAGAGGCATCCGTGACTCTACAAATTACCTATTAG
- a CDS encoding type II toxin-antitoxin system HicB family antitoxin, which produces MNRYSMVIQWSDEDQLFLVTIPEVGDRVVMPCTHGKTREEAIHKGEEVIEMYLEAWLAEGESIPEPSTLQIA; this is translated from the coding sequence ATGAATCGATACAGCATGGTTATTCAGTGGTCAGATGAAGATCAACTTTTCCTAGTCACTATCCCAGAGGTTGGCGATCGCGTTGTCATGCCTTGCACTCACGGCAAAACTCGTGAGGAAGCAATTCACAAGGGCGAAGAAGTGATTGAAATGTACTTAGAAGCATGGCTTGCAGAAGGTGAATCCATCCCTGAACCCAGTACGCTTCAAATTGCCTGA
- a CDS encoding RtcB family protein, whose product MPYEKLEISTPVPVLSWANHALGSDETKMAKNVASLPFVFKHVALMPDVHLGKGALVGSVVATKEAIMPAAVGVDIGCFTGDTLVPLADGKSYPIGELAKAQQEFVVYSCTETQRIVAAKATAKLTRRNAELLKVVLDNGEEIKCTPDHQFMLRNGTYQEAGDLKAGASLMPFYSQVDKDGYILIQQPYSGRWQKAHWVIARSGLLGKVPSFNGQKTVIHHKNFEQADNRPENLEFMGDKDHSAYHRSLVEKNTHWQSLEFEEKRKQAIAAKATTPDGYRYYSERGTKHILQYMQERPEHFRASVSGNGARGRQFLIQYNTSEKGRYKSKEIANRIYICETCGDEVKSPIGLHNHRKNQHGYNHKVVEIIPLAEREDVYCLTVPEYGNFALSAGVFVHNCGMMAIKTPFTAEQLEGKLKQIRLDLEAAIPVGFNENKDVEKAVLNWQGWRDFKELHSGVKRLESKAMKQMGSLGGGNHFIEVCLDTENSVWLMLHSGSRNIGNMLAQNHIGTAKELAKLAGDRLPDPDLAYFVAGTPEFATYWHDLQWAQDYARFNRDVMMARFKRIVEKHLAGGKQTKPLLSVNCHHNYAEKEVHFGEDVYVTRKGAVRAREEDYGIIPGSMGAKSFIVKGKGNAESYCSCSHGAGRLMSRNKAKNVYTLDDLIQQTNGVECRKDEGVLDEIPGAYKPIEQVMANQADLVEVVATLKQVVCIKG is encoded by the coding sequence ATGCCATACGAAAAGCTAGAAATTTCAACCCCAGTGCCAGTGCTATCTTGGGCAAATCATGCCCTTGGTTCCGATGAAACCAAGATGGCAAAGAATGTTGCCTCCCTGCCATTTGTATTCAAACACGTAGCGCTGATGCCAGACGTTCACCTTGGCAAAGGTGCCTTGGTAGGTTCTGTTGTGGCGACTAAAGAAGCAATTATGCCAGCTGCTGTCGGTGTGGATATTGGTTGCTTTACTGGTGACACTCTGGTTCCTTTAGCTGATGGTAAATCCTACCCAATCGGAGAACTAGCCAAAGCTCAGCAAGAGTTTGTTGTCTATTCCTGCACCGAGACTCAAAGAATTGTAGCCGCGAAGGCTACGGCTAAGCTAACTCGTCGTAATGCAGAACTCTTAAAGGTAGTTCTCGACAACGGAGAGGAAATCAAATGTACCCCTGACCATCAATTCATGCTCAGAAACGGCACTTATCAGGAAGCTGGCGACCTCAAAGCTGGTGCTTCGTTGATGCCTTTTTATTCCCAAGTAGATAAAGATGGATATATTTTAATCCAGCAACCCTATTCAGGTAGATGGCAAAAAGCGCACTGGGTTATTGCTCGGTCTGGGTTATTAGGGAAAGTTCCTTCATTTAACGGTCAGAAAACTGTTATTCACCACAAGAACTTTGAGCAAGCTGACAATCGTCCAGAAAATCTAGAGTTCATGGGTGATAAAGATCATTCTGCCTATCACCGCTCATTAGTAGAGAAGAATACCCATTGGCAATCCTTAGAGTTTGAGGAAAAAAGAAAGCAAGCGATCGCGGCTAAAGCCACTACTCCGGATGGATACAGATATTATTCTGAAAGAGGGACGAAACATATTCTTCAATATATGCAGGAACGTCCAGAACATTTCAGGGCATCCGTATCGGGAAATGGGGCCAGAGGAAGGCAGTTTTTAATTCAATACAACACCAGCGAAAAGGGAAGATACAAGAGCAAGGAAATTGCTAATCGGATTTACATCTGTGAAACTTGTGGAGATGAAGTCAAAAGTCCAATCGGGCTTCATAATCACAGAAAGAATCAACACGGCTACAACCATAAAGTAGTCGAAATTATTCCCTTGGCAGAAAGAGAAGATGTTTACTGCTTGACAGTGCCAGAATATGGTAACTTTGCCCTAAGTGCTGGCGTTTTTGTCCACAACTGCGGGATGATGGCAATTAAAACACCCTTTACTGCCGAACAATTGGAGGGTAAGCTAAAGCAAATTCGTCTGGATTTAGAAGCAGCGATTCCGGTTGGTTTCAATGAAAACAAAGATGTTGAAAAAGCAGTCCTTAACTGGCAAGGTTGGCGAGATTTCAAGGAATTACATTCAGGAGTCAAGCGCCTAGAAAGTAAAGCCATGAAGCAGATGGGTTCTCTCGGTGGTGGGAATCATTTTATTGAAGTTTGCTTAGATACGGAGAACTCTGTCTGGTTAATGCTGCACTCTGGTTCGCGCAACATCGGCAATATGCTGGCACAAAACCATATTGGCACGGCTAAAGAACTCGCGAAACTAGCAGGCGATCGCTTACCCGATCCAGACTTAGCTTACTTTGTCGCTGGTACGCCTGAATTTGCCACCTACTGGCACGATCTACAGTGGGCGCAAGACTACGCCCGTTTCAACCGTGACGTGATGATGGCGCGTTTCAAGCGGATTGTAGAAAAGCATCTCGCTGGGGGTAAACAAACAAAGCCGCTGCTGTCAGTGAACTGTCACCACAACTACGCCGAAAAAGAAGTTCATTTTGGCGAAGATGTGTATGTCACTCGCAAAGGTGCAGTCCGGGCACGTGAAGAAGACTACGGCATTATTCCCGGTTCAATGGGGGCAAAATCCTTCATTGTTAAGGGTAAAGGTAATGCTGAAAGCTACTGTTCTTGCAGTCACGGCGCTGGACGTTTGATGTCTCGAAATAAGGCAAAGAATGTCTACACATTGGATGATTTGATTCAGCAAACAAATGGTGTAGAGTGCCGCAAGGATGAGGGCGTTTTGGATGAAATTCCTGGCGCTTATAAACCGATCGAGCAAGTTATGGCTAATCAAGCGGATCTCGTTGAAGTTGTGGCGACGTTGAAGCAGGTTGTCTGTATTAAGGGTTAA
- a CDS encoding class I SAM-dependent methyltransferase, giving the protein MAVGKNSIYERFLAPVVRLLIDEEKLRSFYESVDWEQEGDRFRKPNLSYPSYYSSQNFHGIERGYLNSGAAVSYDPITQYALPPNETWVRQSLINAIGGQPRRILDLGCGTGSTTLMLKQAFPQAEVIGLDLSPYMLVMADYKAKKAQLNIQFLHGNAEETGFPDASFDLVTASLLFHETPPPISRAILRESFRLLKAGGEVLILDGNQKTIRQVDWLSDIFEEPYIRAYAGDSVDAWMGTAGFEAVQTQDVLWIHQVTRGIKPIPVQNPGSVSTSRIATSSTADNQDLEGFGAPAFGTTA; this is encoded by the coding sequence ATGGCGGTTGGCAAGAACTCAATCTATGAGCGCTTCTTAGCACCTGTGGTTCGGCTGTTGATTGATGAAGAGAAGCTGCGGAGTTTCTATGAGAGTGTGGATTGGGAGCAAGAGGGCGATCGCTTCCGTAAACCCAATCTTTCCTATCCTTCCTACTACAGTAGCCAAAACTTCCACGGCATTGAGCGCGGTTATCTCAACTCCGGTGCGGCAGTTTCCTACGACCCGATTACCCAGTACGCCTTGCCTCCCAACGAAACTTGGGTACGCCAAAGCTTAATTAATGCGATTGGAGGGCAACCGCGACGGATTTTAGACTTAGGCTGCGGTACCGGCTCTACAACGCTGATGTTAAAGCAAGCGTTCCCGCAAGCGGAAGTCATTGGTCTAGACTTGTCGCCTTATATGCTGGTGATGGCTGACTACAAAGCCAAAAAAGCACAGCTAAACATCCAATTTTTGCACGGGAATGCTGAAGAAACTGGCTTTCCTGATGCGTCCTTTGACCTGGTAACAGCTTCTTTGTTGTTTCACGAGACACCACCTCCGATATCTCGCGCCATCTTGCGGGAAAGCTTCCGCCTGCTAAAGGCTGGGGGAGAGGTGTTGATTCTCGATGGCAATCAGAAAACGATTCGCCAAGTAGATTGGCTAAGTGATATTTTTGAGGAGCCGTACATCAGAGCTTACGCCGGTGATAGCGTAGATGCCTGGATGGGAACAGCAGGATTTGAAGCGGTGCAAACTCAGGATGTGTTGTGGATACACCAAGTCACTAGAGGCATCAAACCCATCCCAGTTCAAAATCCTGGCTCGGTATCAACATCCCGTATAGCGACCAGTAGCACGGCAGATAATCAGGATTTGGAGGGCTTTGGTGCCCCAGCTTTTGGCACAACGGCATGA
- a CDS encoding HAD family phosphatase: MTLKAVLFDFNGVIINDEAIHRELIDEVLISENLRFKPTDYRQFCLGRSDRACLNQLLKNRGRFVTENYLTELVNRKAQAYQQRLKALEKLPIYPGLEDFINRLRMRELKLGVVSGSIHSEVQLVLTRTGVAEFFSVIVAGDDISASSPEPDGYLLAVERLNQQYPHLNLLPSECLAIEDTLAGIQAAKIAGVPVVGVAHTYPFHMLQRWANWAVDEFSDLELERVEQVYSRSTPQPTIG; encoded by the coding sequence ATGACTTTGAAGGCAGTTTTGTTTGACTTTAACGGTGTCATTATTAACGATGAGGCAATTCACCGCGAACTAATTGATGAAGTTCTAATTTCAGAGAATCTGCGGTTTAAACCAACAGATTACCGGCAATTTTGTTTAGGCAGGAGCGATCGCGCCTGTCTAAATCAGCTGCTGAAAAATCGTGGTAGGTTTGTCACCGAAAACTATTTAACCGAATTGGTGAACCGCAAGGCGCAAGCCTACCAGCAACGCTTAAAGGCGCTGGAAAAGCTACCTATTTATCCAGGCTTGGAAGACTTCATTAACCGATTGCGGATGCGAGAATTGAAACTGGGTGTAGTCAGTGGCTCCATCCATTCTGAGGTACAACTGGTATTAACTCGCACCGGGGTGGCTGAGTTCTTTAGCGTCATTGTTGCTGGTGACGACATCAGCGCGAGTTCGCCAGAACCCGATGGATATCTTCTGGCAGTGGAACGCCTCAATCAGCAATATCCTCATCTCAACCTACTGCCATCGGAGTGTCTGGCGATTGAAGATACCCTAGCCGGAATTCAAGCTGCAAAGATTGCTGGTGTGCCAGTAGTGGGAGTAGCGCATACTTACCCGTTTCATATGCTGCAACGCTGGGCTAACTGGGCTGTTGATGAGTTTTCTGACTTAGAATTAGAGCGGGTGGAACAAGTCTATTCTCGAAGTACACCCCAGCCAACGATCGGATAA
- the cas12k gene encoding type V CRISPR-associated protein Cas12k (Type V-K CRISPR systems have also been known as with the large Cas12k protein, has also been known as type V-U5, and Cas12k as C2c5.), whose amino-acid sequence MSIITVQCQLKAAEDSLRHLWSLMAEKNTLLVNELLKQINTHPDLDNWLQEGNITADVIEGLCKNLRTESRFQDMPGRFANAAENLVKYIYKSWFALQEKRRFRLQRKQRWFSTLRSDLELEQESGCSLEMLRVQAAKILTKKKAELERNQEEKSDQAPKDNSKALFNSLFQAYDKAKAPQQRCAIAYLLKNNCEVREVEEDPEAYQLRRRKKEIEIDRLDEQLKSRLPKGRNLSDQEWLEALEQAQELILDDEKFREVQASLTRKQSSVPFSISYETSTDLRWSRNEHKRICVSFNGKGISKHTFEVFCDQRQLHWFERLAQDYKIFTQNKEQVPAGLLTLRSARLVWQEVEGKGEPWQVHRLLLHCSVETRLWTAEGTEEVRAEKIAKTQKIIDSMKAKGSRSNKLAAHETSLKLLKTFDGFSRPSQAGYKGNPSIVIGVSFGRTKPATVAVVNIETGKVLAYRDVKQLLSKPIKEGKTKKKKTQYEQLKRRREQQRLNSYEHHKAQKNGAPCNFGESRQGEYVDRLLAKAIVEVASQYRASSIVLPDLRNIREAAESEVKARAEQRFPGYQEIQDCYAKDYRASIHRWSYNRLAECIQVKAHRAGIATEKAQQPHGDNPQEKARNLVLAACENRKVSAS is encoded by the coding sequence ATGAGCATCATTACAGTTCAATGTCAGCTCAAAGCGGCTGAAGACTCCCTGCGCCATCTCTGGAGCCTAATGGCAGAGAAAAACACCCTTCTGGTCAATGAACTCCTGAAGCAGATTAATACTCACCCTGATTTAGATAACTGGTTGCAAGAAGGAAACATTACAGCCGACGTTATCGAAGGACTCTGCAAAAATCTCAGAACTGAATCTCGCTTCCAGGATATGCCAGGTCGTTTCGCCAACGCTGCTGAGAACTTAGTCAAATACATTTACAAATCCTGGTTCGCTCTACAAGAAAAACGGAGGTTTCGTCTCCAGAGAAAACAACGCTGGTTCTCTACACTCAGAAGTGATTTGGAACTAGAACAAGAAAGCGGTTGTAGTTTAGAAATGCTACGTGTTCAAGCCGCGAAAATCCTCACCAAGAAGAAGGCTGAGTTAGAGCGCAATCAAGAAGAAAAATCAGACCAAGCTCCTAAGGATAATTCAAAAGCCTTATTCAACAGCCTTTTCCAAGCCTACGACAAAGCTAAAGCCCCTCAGCAACGCTGTGCGATCGCCTATTTATTGAAAAATAATTGCGAGGTTAGGGAAGTAGAAGAAGACCCCGAAGCTTATCAACTGCGGCGGCGCAAGAAGGAAATTGAAATCGACCGCCTCGACGAACAGCTCAAGAGCCGTCTTCCCAAGGGAAGAAATCTATCTGACCAAGAGTGGCTGGAAGCCCTGGAACAAGCGCAGGAACTAATCCTCGATGACGAGAAATTCAGAGAAGTGCAAGCCAGTCTTACCAGAAAACAAAGCTCAGTTCCCTTCTCGATATCCTACGAAACCAGCACCGACTTGCGATGGTCGAGAAATGAACACAAACGCATCTGCGTTAGTTTCAATGGCAAAGGCATCAGCAAGCATACTTTTGAGGTTTTCTGCGATCAGCGCCAACTACATTGGTTTGAACGCCTTGCTCAAGACTACAAAATTTTTACCCAGAACAAGGAGCAGGTTCCTGCTGGATTGCTGACTTTACGTTCTGCTCGATTAGTTTGGCAAGAAGTTGAAGGCAAAGGCGAACCCTGGCAAGTGCATCGACTGTTGCTTCACTGCTCTGTTGAAACTCGTTTGTGGACGGCGGAGGGAACCGAGGAGGTACGTGCCGAGAAAATTGCGAAGACGCAAAAAATTATCGACAGTATGAAAGCAAAAGGCAGTCGGAGTAACAAGCTGGCAGCCCATGAAACTTCTCTAAAGCTACTCAAAACCTTTGATGGCTTCTCCCGCCCCAGTCAAGCAGGCTACAAGGGCAATCCCTCAATTGTCATTGGGGTTAGCTTCGGAAGAACTAAACCGGCAACGGTTGCGGTTGTCAACATCGAGACTGGCAAAGTTCTGGCATATCGCGATGTTAAGCAATTACTGAGCAAGCCCATCAAGGAAGGGAAAACTAAGAAGAAAAAAACTCAGTATGAGCAACTCAAACGTAGGCGAGAGCAACAACGCCTCAACAGCTACGAACACCACAAAGCTCAAAAAAATGGTGCTCCTTGTAACTTTGGAGAATCGAGGCAAGGGGAGTATGTAGATAGGTTGCTGGCAAAAGCGATTGTGGAAGTGGCTTCACAGTATCGAGCTAGCAGTATTGTCCTACCTGACTTGAGAAATATCCGGGAAGCGGCTGAGAGTGAAGTGAAAGCCAGAGCCGAACAAAGATTTCCCGGCTATCAAGAGATTCAAGATTGCTACGCCAAGGATTATCGAGCCAGCATTCACCGTTGGAGTTATAACAGGTTAGCTGAGTGTATTCAGGTTAAAGCCCATAGAGCTGGGATTGCCACAGAAAAAGCACAGCAACCGCATGGGGACAATCCTCAAGAGAAAGCCAGGAATTTAGTCCTAGCTGCTTGTGAAAATCGTAAAGTATCAGCTAGCTAG
- a CDS encoding DUF262 domain-containing protein, whose product MVRSTPLLLPTSSTNKGMTSISTFDITKEPLLDLLRDIKQGKIQLVDFQRSWCWDEERIERVLASVSLGFPVGAVMLLQQGNSDVKFKPRLVEGVALDQPPTPTALILDGQQRLTSLFMSLLSNQPVWIDQGKRYPPLQRWYYIDILKALDYPHTDRRDAIFGLTANRMLHRLGEAALNCSTPEKEFESGLFPVSQVFNFSQWRSQYCQYWNYDRQKLALIEQFEATVIKKFEHYQMGLFVLKSELPKEAVCYIFEENNKRQSELTHFDLLTSAFAASEFDLRQDWTQREQRLATHRVLRLLKATDFLQAIALMVNYQRRTEALNQGSDTDRLPAVVCNYQDVLRLDLSQYQRWVEPTTQGFEAVARFLHTQAIFDADDLPYPMQLVVMVPLFVILGETLKLDWVRQRIEQWFYCGAASGIYSRSRQSTAAKDLIEIPQWLNGGEVPATIQEAELFAARLQNLVSSQGAAYRAITALLRRDGALDFLSGEPITAVRYFQQRIENHHIFSMEWCKQQKIPRWRYNSIVNKTPLTAKTNKFLGGKAPSAYLAKLEEQGMSRQRIDEILRSHLIEPTTLHNDDFDAFFEARTQALLSKMGRAMGKGLVGESLLKNGNGNGFHPKIFTDYQAGR is encoded by the coding sequence GTGGTTAGAAGTACTCCGTTGCTGCTGCCGACTTCTAGCACGAACAAGGGCATGACCTCCATTTCAACCTTCGATATCACTAAAGAACCCCTGCTCGACCTGCTACGGGACATCAAACAGGGCAAAATACAGCTCGTGGACTTTCAGCGTTCCTGGTGCTGGGACGAAGAGCGCATCGAAAGAGTACTCGCCAGTGTCTCTTTAGGCTTCCCTGTCGGTGCTGTGATGCTACTCCAGCAAGGCAACTCAGACGTAAAGTTTAAACCCCGCCTCGTTGAGGGCGTGGCCCTCGACCAGCCGCCGACGCCTACCGCCTTGATTCTCGACGGACAGCAACGCCTTACCAGCCTGTTCATGTCTTTGCTATCCAACCAACCCGTTTGGATTGACCAGGGCAAACGCTATCCCCCTTTACAGCGCTGGTACTACATCGACATCCTCAAAGCCCTAGACTACCCCCATACTGACCGTCGCGATGCCATCTTTGGCTTAACCGCTAACAGAATGCTGCATCGGCTAGGAGAAGCGGCGCTTAATTGTTCTACTCCAGAAAAAGAATTTGAATCGGGCTTATTTCCCGTCTCCCAGGTATTTAACTTTTCTCAGTGGCGCTCTCAATACTGCCAATACTGGAATTACGACCGACAGAAGTTAGCTCTCATTGAACAGTTTGAAGCGACGGTCATCAAAAAATTCGAGCATTATCAGATGGGGTTGTTTGTCTTGAAAAGTGAACTGCCCAAAGAAGCTGTCTGTTACATTTTTGAGGAAAACAACAAGCGGCAGAGTGAACTTACCCACTTTGACTTATTAACCTCTGCCTTTGCTGCTAGTGAGTTTGACTTGCGGCAAGATTGGACGCAACGAGAACAGCGTTTGGCGACGCATCGGGTGTTGCGGCTGCTCAAGGCGACGGATTTCCTACAAGCGATCGCTTTGATGGTCAATTACCAACGGCGAACTGAAGCTCTCAACCAAGGTAGCGATACCGACCGACTGCCAGCGGTGGTGTGCAATTACCAGGATGTGTTGCGTCTGGATTTATCCCAGTATCAGCGCTGGGTGGAACCGACTACTCAGGGCTTTGAGGCAGTTGCTCGCTTTCTCCATACCCAGGCAATATTTGATGCCGATGACTTGCCCTACCCGATGCAATTAGTGGTGATGGTGCCGCTGTTTGTCATCTTGGGCGAAACCCTGAAGCTCGACTGGGTACGGCAACGCATCGAACAGTGGTTTTACTGCGGGGCAGCATCAGGAATTTACTCCCGTTCGCGGCAATCAACGGCTGCTAAGGATTTAATTGAAATTCCCCAATGGCTCAATGGTGGGGAAGTGCCTGCCACGATTCAGGAAGCTGAACTGTTTGCGGCACGGTTGCAGAATTTGGTTAGTTCTCAAGGGGCGGCTTATAGAGCAATTACTGCCTTGCTTCGACGCGATGGAGCGTTGGATTTTTTGAGTGGCGAACCGATTACGGCAGTGCGTTACTTCCAACAACGGATTGAGAACCATCACATCTTTTCTATGGAGTGGTGCAAGCAGCAGAAGATTCCCCGTTGGCGCTACAACAGCATCGTTAACAAGACTCCCTTAACGGCGAAGACGAATAAGTTCTTAGGGGGGAAAGCACCATCAGCATATCTGGCGAAATTAGAAGAACAAGGGATGTCGCGGCAACGGATTGATGAGATTTTGCGATCGCACCTGATTGAACCAACAACATTGCACAACGATGATTTTGATGCATTTTTTGAGGCAAGAACGCAGGCACTGTTATCGAAAATGGGTCGGGCAATGGGTAAGGGTTTGGTTGGAGAGTCTTTGCTGAAAAATGGCAATGGTAATGGGTTTCATCCAAAGATATTTACCGATTATCAAGCTGGGAGGTAA
- a CDS encoding helix-turn-helix domain-containing protein: protein MTSPRPLGQRELELIRLYATCQLGMSPRAFEAKWNITRSQMAAICQCSLATVQRWFERGTNFSPPTRYHLRYLALADLFIEHFEEIPDRLKALLCPPFNSQE, encoded by the coding sequence ATGACATCTCCTCGTCCCCTCGGACAACGAGAACTGGAGTTAATTCGTCTCTACGCCACCTGCCAGTTAGGGATGTCTCCCCGTGCCTTTGAAGCCAAGTGGAACATAACGCGATCGCAAATGGCAGCAATCTGTCAATGCTCCCTTGCCACAGTCCAACGCTGGTTTGAGCGAGGAACCAACTTTTCACCACCTACTAGATACCACCTGCGCTACCTAGCACTCGCAGATTTGTTTATCGAGCATTTTGAAGAAATTCCCGACAGGTTGAAGGCTCTTTTATGCCCTCCCTTCAATAGTCAAGAGTGA
- a CDS encoding plasmid partition protein ParG, whose translation MAEDKYVSVRLYLPNEEFKRRFQAACAMHGRKMSDVAVELIDGWLGENESLEQLRQSQQRKTPASTDVVSSVPTIASLIEETLSNRDWVLGRLAADAEMSVERINELLEGDRPSDTELQKLAQRLVKPDGEPWEEGELVDIRLAEDLKRRRQQKR comes from the coding sequence TTGGCTGAAGATAAATACGTTTCTGTAAGGCTTTACCTACCTAACGAAGAATTTAAGCGGCGCTTTCAGGCAGCTTGCGCTATGCATGGGCGCAAGATGAGTGATGTGGCGGTAGAACTGATTGATGGATGGCTGGGTGAGAATGAATCGCTAGAACAGTTGCGGCAGTCTCAACAAAGAAAGACTCCTGCCAGCACTGATGTAGTTAGTAGTGTGCCAACGATCGCATCTTTAATTGAAGAAACGCTGAGTAACCGTGATTGGGTACTTGGACGACTTGCGGCGGATGCTGAAATGTCTGTGGAACGGATTAATGAGTTACTGGAAGGCGATCGCCCCTCAGATACAGAACTCCAAAAACTTGCACAACGGTTGGTTAAACCGGATGGCGAACCGTGGGAGGAGGGGGAACTGGTTGATATTCGACTGGCTGAGGATTTGAAGCGGAGACGGCAGCAGAAGCGATAG